The proteins below are encoded in one region of Methylobacillus flagellatus KT:
- a CDS encoding GNAT family N-acetyltransferase, with amino-acid sequence MEIGIAASVSELDGVQWDALSDGSPLLSHAFLSALEHSGSVGEGTGWQPMPLTVRRDGKLIGAVPLYLKHHSYGEYVFDWSWAGAYTQHGGEYYPKLVAAVPFTPITGSRLLSHDPMLQAHMAEVLRDTVQRLQLSSAHVLFPDEQSAEVLSGQGWLRRQGVQFRWHNQGFASFDEFLMTLTHDKRKKIRQERRKVDAAGVICRRLLGAEIGEREWDFFYKCYVNTYLEHRSSPYLTQAFFHELGERLPGNVMLVLAERDGRRIGAALNLYDTDCLYGRYWGALAYVPNLHFELCYYQAQLFCIERGIRFFEGGAQGEHKLARGFVARETCSFHHIAHPDFEAAIRHFVSREAVGVSHYQQELDERAPYRKPG; translated from the coding sequence ATGGAGATCGGGATTGCAGCGTCTGTCAGCGAGTTGGATGGCGTGCAATGGGATGCCTTGTCAGATGGCTCTCCCTTGCTCAGCCACGCTTTCCTCAGTGCACTGGAGCATAGTGGCTCGGTTGGCGAAGGTACTGGCTGGCAGCCGATGCCGCTGACAGTGAGGCGCGATGGAAAGCTGATTGGGGCTGTACCCCTTTATCTCAAGCATCACTCATACGGCGAGTATGTGTTTGACTGGTCGTGGGCCGGTGCCTATACCCAGCACGGCGGGGAATATTATCCCAAGCTGGTGGCGGCAGTGCCGTTCACGCCGATCACAGGGTCACGCCTGCTATCTCACGATCCCATGCTGCAAGCGCATATGGCAGAGGTTTTGCGCGATACAGTGCAGCGCTTGCAGCTATCCTCTGCCCATGTCCTCTTCCCCGACGAGCAAAGTGCAGAGGTGTTGTCGGGCCAGGGCTGGCTCAGACGCCAGGGGGTGCAGTTTCGCTGGCACAACCAGGGATTTGCCAGTTTTGATGAATTTCTCATGACGCTGACCCACGACAAGCGCAAGAAAATTCGCCAGGAGCGAAGAAAGGTTGACGCGGCTGGAGTGATTTGCCGACGATTGTTGGGAGCGGAAATTGGGGAGCGCGAATGGGATTTCTTCTACAAGTGCTATGTTAATACTTATCTGGAGCACCGCTCCAGCCCTTACCTGACCCAGGCATTTTTCCATGAACTGGGCGAGCGCTTACCGGGCAACGTCATGCTGGTACTGGCAGAGCGCGATGGCCGGCGCATTGGCGCCGCGCTGAACCTCTATGACACGGATTGCCTGTATGGGCGTTATTGGGGAGCATTAGCCTATGTGCCCAACCTGCATTTCGAGCTTTGTTATTACCAAGCACAGCTATTCTGTATTGAACGAGGCATCCGGTTTTTCGAAGGAGGCGCACAGGGGGAGCATAAGCTAGCGCGAGGTTTCGTTGCACGGGAGACATGTTCGTTTCATCATATTGCCCATCCCGATTTCGAGGCTGCGATCAGGCATTTTGTCTCACGGGAGGCTGTGGGGGTCAGTCACTACCAGCAAGAGCTGGATGAGCGCGCGCCGTATCGAAAGCCGGGCTAG
- the ybaL gene encoding YbaL family putative K(+) efflux transporter: MEHTPLIATIVGGLVLAFIFGMLANRLRMPPLVGYLIAGVVVGPHTPGFVADADLAHELSEIGVILLMFGVGLHFSLRDLLSVKSIAIPGAIVQIAIATLLGLSMALAIGWPLGEGLIFGLALSTASTVVLLTALQERRILETKRGQIAIGWLIVEDIAMVLTLVLVPVLSGMLGGDGNTLEGSALFNTMALTMGKIIAFVAVMLLVGRRVIPWLLARTAATGSRELFRLAVLAIALGFALGATYIFGVSFALGAFFAGMILSESELSHRAAEESLPLRDAFAVLFFVSVGMLFDPSILVREPWLILATLFIIVIGKSLAAFGIVLAFRHPLGTALTISASLAQIGEFSFILASLGASLGLLSDTGRDLILSGAILSILINPMLFAWLDRLKPWLLNREEKKPLKGESGARTISYPHLHAHAVLVGYGRVGKLVGAALRQQDQPFIVLEDQPEVVQSLREQGIPALCGNAAAPGMMEAANIKSARWLLVAIPDALEAGHIIQHARKINPQIEVVARAHSDAQIEHLEKHGASYTIMGEREIAKGMANWVRAGVEW; the protein is encoded by the coding sequence ATGGAGCACACCCCACTGATTGCCACCATAGTTGGAGGCCTGGTACTGGCTTTTATTTTCGGCATGCTGGCCAACCGTCTCAGGATGCCACCACTCGTCGGCTACCTGATCGCAGGCGTTGTCGTAGGTCCGCATACGCCAGGGTTTGTTGCCGACGCCGACCTTGCTCACGAATTATCGGAAATCGGCGTCATCCTGCTCATGTTCGGCGTTGGTCTGCATTTTTCATTGCGCGACCTGCTATCGGTGAAGTCAATTGCCATTCCCGGTGCCATCGTGCAGATCGCCATTGCCACCCTACTCGGGCTATCCATGGCCCTGGCAATCGGTTGGCCACTGGGTGAAGGGCTGATATTCGGCTTGGCGCTATCGACAGCCAGCACCGTCGTACTGCTCACGGCATTGCAGGAGCGGCGCATACTGGAAACCAAGCGTGGACAAATCGCCATCGGCTGGCTCATCGTGGAAGATATTGCCATGGTGCTCACCCTGGTGCTGGTGCCTGTCCTGAGTGGCATGCTGGGCGGAGATGGCAACACGCTTGAAGGCAGCGCACTCTTCAATACCATGGCTTTGACCATGGGCAAGATTATTGCCTTTGTCGCCGTCATGCTACTCGTGGGCCGCCGCGTCATTCCCTGGCTGCTCGCGCGCACGGCAGCCACTGGCTCCCGGGAGTTGTTCCGCCTTGCCGTACTCGCAATCGCCCTCGGATTTGCGCTGGGGGCAACTTACATTTTTGGCGTATCGTTTGCACTGGGTGCATTTTTTGCCGGCATGATCCTAAGCGAGTCTGAACTCAGCCATCGTGCCGCCGAAGAGTCCCTGCCGCTGCGCGACGCATTTGCCGTACTATTCTTCGTATCAGTGGGCATGCTGTTCGACCCCTCCATCCTGGTTCGCGAGCCGTGGCTCATTCTGGCTACGCTGTTTATTATCGTGATCGGGAAATCATTGGCCGCCTTTGGCATTGTGCTCGCCTTCCGTCACCCTCTGGGCACTGCATTGACGATTTCTGCCAGCCTCGCACAAATCGGAGAATTCTCGTTCATCCTTGCCTCTCTCGGAGCATCGCTGGGCCTGCTTTCGGACACAGGCCGCGACCTCATCCTGAGCGGCGCCATCCTGTCCATCCTGATCAACCCGATGCTATTTGCCTGGCTCGACCGTCTGAAACCGTGGCTGCTCAACCGTGAAGAGAAAAAGCCGCTCAAAGGCGAGAGCGGCGCACGCACCATCTCCTACCCCCATCTTCATGCCCATGCCGTTCTAGTAGGCTATGGCCGGGTGGGCAAACTGGTTGGCGCTGCGCTGCGTCAGCAAGACCAACCTTTCATCGTGCTGGAGGACCAGCCAGAAGTGGTCCAATCCTTGCGAGAACAGGGCATTCCCGCCTTGTGCGGCAACGCCGCAGCACCCGGCATGATGGAAGCCGCCAACATCAAGTCTGCACGCTGGCTATTGGTCGCCATCCCCGATGCGCTGGAAGCAGGACACATCATTCAGCATGCCAGAAAAATCAACCCGCAGATCGAAGTCGTTGCACGCGCCCACTCCGATGCGCAGATCGAGCATCTGGAAAAGCACGGAGCATCCTACACCATCATGGGTGAAAGAGAGATTGCCAAAGGCATGGCGAACTGGGTACGCGCTGGCGTGGAATGGTGA
- a CDS encoding SRPBCC family protein, with protein sequence MPRLENTIDIKVPVNIAYNQWTQFETFPNFMSSVLQVKQLDDSHVWWQVEIGGHAIEWETEIIEQVPDDHIAWRSVSGPRHLGLVSFKHVDIHATRVHVEIEYEADMKAEVSATMTGLLEQKISEALTCYRQLLESRKRPAGGWRGRIAVGTDNAVRH encoded by the coding sequence ATGCCGAGGCTAGAAAACACCATAGATATCAAGGTTCCCGTCAATATTGCCTATAACCAGTGGACTCAGTTCGAAACTTTTCCGAATTTCATGAGCAGTGTCCTTCAGGTCAAGCAGCTGGATGACAGCCATGTGTGGTGGCAGGTTGAGATCGGCGGACATGCGATTGAATGGGAGACTGAGATTATTGAGCAGGTGCCTGATGATCATATCGCCTGGCGTAGCGTGTCCGGTCCACGCCATCTAGGACTTGTTTCCTTCAAGCATGTGGATATTCATGCTACGCGCGTCCATGTTGAGATTGAGTATGAAGCCGACATGAAGGCTGAAGTGAGTGCGACCATGACGGGATTATTGGAACAGAAAATCTCTGAAGCGCTGACGTGCTATCGTCAGTTGCTTGAGTCACGCAAGCGTCCGGCAGGCGGTTGGCGTGGCCGTATTGCTGTCGGTACCGATAACGCGGTACGGCATTGA